The following proteins are co-located in the Lepisosteus oculatus isolate fLepOcu1 chromosome 9, fLepOcu1.hap2, whole genome shotgun sequence genome:
- the mysm1 gene encoding histone H2A deubiquitinase MYSM1 isoform X3, whose product MYFRDPDAGSARFLQDQYLQSSWRTDSGLIPWALDSSISAENRAAIENMLLEEEYYLTGKELPKNTWTGDKQMTEKVKKSPIKSGTQTVRWAQQEKDLFEKGLTQFGRRWTKIAKMIGSRSVLQVKSYARQYFKKMTKTENSLKQSSGASIQDSSNGDVVGNKPNSLRAVENQIVALPNAVRIERLSDDEDVDITDDTDQDTTLPACKTESHHLEQGCMEDLDSTTHEEAKRSPGSTSKCQKETPSCSSDEYYTHHLFSTTSVLGSSEHRPTAKQLRNSDLFQYDTESEKETGEETEERELRAGSPGLQKENEIVEGLGQSLLESEFADIADPTQRLAGSEEGLDEEEELKAPEQEVELDPNIITDEEKHAIAEFFEGRPSKTPERYLKIRNYILEQWVKSKPKYLNKTSVRPGLKNCGDVNCIGRIHTYLELIGAINFNCEQAIYNRPRTVDKSRLKEGRDALVAYQLAQRLQSMRTRKRRVRDMWGNWCDARDLEGQTFEHLSAEELARRREENKRRLPKPSKVPRQTKGTFDPFQLIPCQSFGEEKQEPFQVVVSAEALIVMDMHAHVSMGEVIGLLGGGYTESTRVLKICAAEPCNSLSTGLQCEMDPVSQTQASEALAGRGYNVVGWYHSHPAFDPDPSLRDIDTQTKFQSYFFRGGAQFIGMIISPYNPTNTSPHSQVTCLVVSEELSPIGLHKLPFKFEIHHSSEEPDWSLVLKKAEWIIEKYRLSHGSVPMDRLFHRDSDLTCLEKMLASMRKSLEFLQDTTVTSFLAQIETLFLSQFAAESKSTETQEIEPTSYNVQTPSTE is encoded by the exons ATGTATTTCAGAGACCCTGATGCTGGATCTGCTAGATTCTTGCAAGACCAGTATTTACAGTCATCATGGAGGACAGACAGTGGGTTGATA CCCTGGGCCTTGGACAGCTCCATCAGTGCTGAGAATAGAGCAGCTATTGAGAACATGCTGCTTGAAGAGGA ATATTATCTAACAGGTAAGGAGCTTCCCAAGAACACCTGGACTGGTGACAAGCAAATGACCGAAAAAGTAAAGAA GTCTCCAATTAAATCGGGTACTCAAACTGTTCGCTGGGCACAGCAGGAAAAGGATCTTTTTGAAAAAGGACTG ACACAGTTTGGTCGAAGATGGACCAAGATAGCAAAAATGATTGGCAGTCGCAGTGTTTTGCAGGTGAAGAGCTATGCAAGGCAGTACTTTAAAAAGATG ACAAAGACTGAAAATTCCCTCAAACAGAGTTCAGGCGCTTCTATTCAGGATTCATCAAATGGCGATGTGGTAGGCAATAAGCCCAACTCCTTGAGGGCTGTGGAGAACCAAATTGTTGCCCTGCCTAATGCAGTCAGAATTGAGAGATTGTCAGATGATGAAGATGTGGATATCACTGATGACACAGATCAGGACACAACTTTGCCAGCCTGCAAGACCGAATCCCATCATCTGGAGCAGGGATGCATGGAGGACCTAGACAGCACAACCCATGAGGAGGCAAAGAGGAGCCCTGGATCAACTTCCAAATGCCAAAAAGAGACTCCCAGCTGCTCCTCAGACGAGTACTATACTCACCACCTTTTCTCTACAACATCTGTCCTTGGCAGTTCAGAGCACAGACCTACAGCAAAACAGCTTAGGAATTCAGATCTGTTTCAGTATGACACAGAGTCAGAAAAAGAAACTGGAGAAGAGACTGAGGAACGGGAGTTAAGGGCAGGCAGCCCAGGATTACAGAAGGAGAATGAGATTGTAGAAGGTTTGGGACAGTCACTGCTTGAAAGCGAATTTGCTGACATTGCAG ATCCAACACAACGGCTTGCAGGGTCGGAGGAAGGCCTAGATGAAGAAGAAGAGTTAAAAGCCCCCGAACAAGAAGTGGAGTTGGACCCAAACATCATTACAGATGAGGAGAAACATGCCATTGCAGAGTTCTTTGAAGGTCGGCCTTCTAAGACGCCTGAGCGCTACCTCAAAATTAGGAACTACATCCTAGAGCAGTG gGTGAAAAGTAAACCCAAATACCTAAACAAGACCTCAGTGCGGCCTGGCCTGAAGAACTGTGGTGATGTGAACTGTATTGGAAGGATCCACACCTATTTGGAGCTTATAGGAGCCATTAACTTCAACTGTG AACAGGCGATCTATAACAGACCAAGAACAGTGGATAAGTCACGTCTGAAAGAAGGAAGGGATGCTCTAGTGGCTTACCAGCTGGCTCAAAGACTGCAGTCTATG CGAACAAGAAAACGTCGTGTACGAGACATGTGGGGTAACTGGTGTGATGCCAGGGACCTAGAAGGACAGACATTTGAG CACCTGAGTGCTGAGGAACTTgccaggaggagagaggagaacaAGAGAAGACTCCCCAAGCCCAGTAAAGTTCCACGACAAACCAAAGG TACCTTTGACCCTTTCCAACTAATTCCCTGTCAGTCTTTTGGAGAGGAAAAGCAG GAGCCTTTCCAGGTGGTGGTGTCTGCAGAAGCACTCATTGTTATGGATATG CACGCTCATGTGTCCATGGGTGAGGTCATTGGGCTGCTTGGAGGAGGATACACTGAAAGCACAAGGGTTCTCAAG ATATGTGCCGCAGAGCCTTGTAACAGCCTAAGCACCGGGCTGCAGTGTGAGATGGATCCAGTCTCTCAGACCCAGGCCTCTGAGGCGCTAGCAGGGAGAGGGTACAATGTTGTGGGCTGGTACCACTCTCACCCTGCCTTCGACCCAGATCCCTCCCTCAGAGACATTGATACACAGACCAAATTTCAG aGTTACTTCTTCAGAGGAGGTGCTCAGTTTATAGGAATGATCATCAGTCCCTATAATCCCACCAACACTTCTCCACATTCCCAGGTCACTTGTCTCGTTGTGAGTGAGGAGCTCAGCCCCATCGGCTTACACA AGCttccttttaaatttgaaattcaCCATTCTTCAGAGGAGCCAGATTGGTCTCTGGTGTTGAAGAAGGCAGAGTGGATCATTGAGAAGTACAGACTGTCACATGG aaGTGTACCAATGGACAGGCTTTTCCATAGGGATTCTGATCTTACCTGTTTAGAGAAA aTGTTGGCTTCAATGCGAAAGTCTCTGGAGTTTCTTCAGGACACCACCGTGACCAGTTTCCTGGCCCAGATTGAGACTCTGTTCCTCTCACAGTTTGCAGCTGAAAGCAAGAGCACAGAAACACAAGAAATAGAACCCACAAGTTATAATGTACAGACACCTAGCACTGAGTAG
- the oma1 gene encoding metalloendopeptidase OMA1, mitochondrial isoform X1 yields the protein MAFFCIRLLRSKRLCYLLACRNNWQKGYRTCLSKQKKCTLSLSVQGRRADIFRDNNLQPWLQVQTGLAGSEDLGTLCAIRLALCKSIKPRLLSVSAGHQRTLYTCIPSVCSITLQVGLPCCQQFHTSASYRALPVPLVWMIIKPLQKLLAIILGRSIRKWWAGLPQNRQEMLRQALWRKRWHAAAGIAALVAVLALFLLTHLDESPITSRMRLLVFNRDKFIELAELTAEGYMEEFKDTLVSRDDPRHKVVETVVSHLVQRNRDLPEMSALPWTVQVVEDPTVNAFVLPNGRVFIFTGMLEAVADIHQLTFILGHEMAHAIIGHSAEQASMSHIVDFLSVILLTAVWAICPRDSLAVLGQWIQGKLVQFMFERPYSRKLEAEADKVGLQLAAKACADVRAGPVFWQQMEILDRLEGEPSMPEWLSTHPSHRNRATQLDRLVPQALELRERCDCPTLPTRDPRTVFRKSMQVLLESVREKADSPSHGGSILETAQSQRQPRAQPLPMPPHPENEQKHPRVFAAKAQFTESLNATQK from the exons ATGGCTTTTTTCTGCATCAGACTTTTAAGAAGTAAAAGACTCTGCTATCTACTGGCTTGTAGAAACAATTGGCAGAAGGGATATAGAACATGTCTTTCCAAACAGAAGAAATGCACTCTCTCCCTGTCCGTCCAAGGCAGACGTGCAGATATTTTCAGAGACAATAATTTGCAGCCGTGGCTGCAGGTACAGACAGGATTAGCAGGCAGTGAGGACCTGGGGACGCTGTGTGCAATTCGCTTGGCTCTCTGCAAAAGCATCAAACCCAGACTtctcagtgtcagtgctggCCATCAGAGAACCCTGTACACATGCATCCCATCAGTTTGCAGTATCACCCTGCAGGTCGGCCTGCCTTGCTGTCAGCAGTTCCACACCTCAGCGTCATACAGAGCCCTGCCTGTTCCGCTCGTATGGATGATCATCAAACCGCTTCAGAAGCTTTTGGCTATCATACTGGGCAG GAGTATCCGAAAGTGGTGGGCCGGGCTACCCCAGAACCGGCAGGAGATGTTGCGCCAGGCCCTGTGGAGGAAGCGCTGGCATGCTGCGGCAGGCATAGCAGCGCTCGTGGCAGTTCTGGCACTCTTCCTCCTCACGCACCTGGACGAGTCGCCCATCACCAGTCGGATGCGGCTCCTGGTCTTCAACAGAGACAAGTTTATTGAACTGGCTGAGCTGACTGCTGAGGGG TACATGGAGGAATTCAAGGATACTCTGGTGTCCCGAGATGATCCACGGCATAAGGTGGTGGAGACTGTTGTCAGTCACTTGGTGCAGAGAAACCGGGACCTTCCTGAGATGTCTGCTCTCCCCTGGACTGTCCAAGTGGTGGAAGACCCCACAGTCAATGCCTTTGTTCTTCCG AACGGACGGGTCTTTATCTTCACCGGAATGCTGGAGGCTGTTGCTGACATTCATCAGCTGACATTCATTCTTGGGCATGAAATGGCACACGCAATCATCGGACACTCT GCAGAACAGGCCAGCATGTCTCATATTGTGGATTTCCTCTCAGTCATCCTCCTCACAGCAGTCTGGGCCATTTGTCCTCGGGATAGCCTGGCTGTCTTGGGACAGTGGATTCAAGGCAAATTAGTCCAG TTCATGTTTGAGCGGCCCTACAGCAGGAAGTTGGAGGCAGAAGCTGACAAAGTAGGACTTCAGCTGGCTGCTAAG gcATGTGCAGATGTTCGGGCTGGGCCAGTGTTCTGGCAGCAGATGGAGATCTTGGATCGGCTGGAGGGGGAGCCCAGCATGCCCGAATGGCTCTCCACCCACCCGTCCCACAGGAACCGTGCCACCCAGCTTGACCGCCTTGTCCCACAG GCACTAGAACTGAGGGAGAGGTGTGACTGCCCCACTTTGCCCACCAGAGACCCCCGCACTGTGTTCAGGAAGAGCATGCAGGTGCTGctggagagtgtgagagagaaagcAGACAGCCCCTCCCACGGTGGAAGCATCTTGGAGACTGCCCAGAGCCAGCGCCAGCCCAGAGCCCAGCCTCTGCCCATGCCACCACACCCAGAGAATGAGCAGAAGCACCCTAGGGTCTTTGCAGCAAAAGCACAATTTACAGAATCCCTGAATGCCACCCAGAAATGA
- the oma1 gene encoding metalloendopeptidase OMA1, mitochondrial isoform X2 produces MAFFCIRLLRSKRLCYLLACRNNWQKGYRTCLSKQKKCTLSLSVQGRRADIFRDNNLQPWLQVQTGLAGSEDLGTLCAIRLALCKSIKPRLLSVSAGHQRTLYTCIPSVCSITLQVGLPCCQQFHTSASYRALPVPLVWMIIKPLQKLLAIILGRSIRKWWAGLPQNRQEMLRQALWRKRWHAAAGIAALVAVLALFLLTHLDESPITSRMRLLVFNRDKFIELAELTAEGYMEEFKDTLVSRDDPRHKVVETVVSHLVQRNRDLPEMSALPWTVQVVEDPTVNAFVLPNGRVFIFTGMLEAVADIHQLTFILGHEMAHAIIGHSFMFERPYSRKLEAEADKVGLQLAAKACADVRAGPVFWQQMEILDRLEGEPSMPEWLSTHPSHRNRATQLDRLVPQALELRERCDCPTLPTRDPRTVFRKSMQVLLESVREKADSPSHGGSILETAQSQRQPRAQPLPMPPHPENEQKHPRVFAAKAQFTESLNATQK; encoded by the exons ATGGCTTTTTTCTGCATCAGACTTTTAAGAAGTAAAAGACTCTGCTATCTACTGGCTTGTAGAAACAATTGGCAGAAGGGATATAGAACATGTCTTTCCAAACAGAAGAAATGCACTCTCTCCCTGTCCGTCCAAGGCAGACGTGCAGATATTTTCAGAGACAATAATTTGCAGCCGTGGCTGCAGGTACAGACAGGATTAGCAGGCAGTGAGGACCTGGGGACGCTGTGTGCAATTCGCTTGGCTCTCTGCAAAAGCATCAAACCCAGACTtctcagtgtcagtgctggCCATCAGAGAACCCTGTACACATGCATCCCATCAGTTTGCAGTATCACCCTGCAGGTCGGCCTGCCTTGCTGTCAGCAGTTCCACACCTCAGCGTCATACAGAGCCCTGCCTGTTCCGCTCGTATGGATGATCATCAAACCGCTTCAGAAGCTTTTGGCTATCATACTGGGCAG GAGTATCCGAAAGTGGTGGGCCGGGCTACCCCAGAACCGGCAGGAGATGTTGCGCCAGGCCCTGTGGAGGAAGCGCTGGCATGCTGCGGCAGGCATAGCAGCGCTCGTGGCAGTTCTGGCACTCTTCCTCCTCACGCACCTGGACGAGTCGCCCATCACCAGTCGGATGCGGCTCCTGGTCTTCAACAGAGACAAGTTTATTGAACTGGCTGAGCTGACTGCTGAGGGG TACATGGAGGAATTCAAGGATACTCTGGTGTCCCGAGATGATCCACGGCATAAGGTGGTGGAGACTGTTGTCAGTCACTTGGTGCAGAGAAACCGGGACCTTCCTGAGATGTCTGCTCTCCCCTGGACTGTCCAAGTGGTGGAAGACCCCACAGTCAATGCCTTTGTTCTTCCG AACGGACGGGTCTTTATCTTCACCGGAATGCTGGAGGCTGTTGCTGACATTCATCAGCTGACATTCATTCTTGGGCATGAAATGGCACACGCAATCATCGGACACTCT TTCATGTTTGAGCGGCCCTACAGCAGGAAGTTGGAGGCAGAAGCTGACAAAGTAGGACTTCAGCTGGCTGCTAAG gcATGTGCAGATGTTCGGGCTGGGCCAGTGTTCTGGCAGCAGATGGAGATCTTGGATCGGCTGGAGGGGGAGCCCAGCATGCCCGAATGGCTCTCCACCCACCCGTCCCACAGGAACCGTGCCACCCAGCTTGACCGCCTTGTCCCACAG GCACTAGAACTGAGGGAGAGGTGTGACTGCCCCACTTTGCCCACCAGAGACCCCCGCACTGTGTTCAGGAAGAGCATGCAGGTGCTGctggagagtgtgagagagaaagcAGACAGCCCCTCCCACGGTGGAAGCATCTTGGAGACTGCCCAGAGCCAGCGCCAGCCCAGAGCCCAGCCTCTGCCCATGCCACCACACCCAGAGAATGAGCAGAAGCACCCTAGGGTCTTTGCAGCAAAAGCACAATTTACAGAATCCCTGAATGCCACCCAGAAATGA
- the mysm1 gene encoding histone H2A deubiquitinase MYSM1 isoform X1, which produces MAEELDVVDIEGDESELNLRDPDAGSARFLQDQYLQSSWRTDSGLIPWALDSSISAENRAAIENMLLEEEYYLTGKELPKNTWTGDKQMTEKVKKSPIKSGTQTVRWAQQEKDLFEKGLTQFGRRWTKIAKMIGSRSVLQVKSYARQYFKKMTKTENSLKQSSGASIQDSSNGDVVGNKPNSLRAVENQIVALPNAVRIERLSDDEDVDITDDTDQDTTLPACKTESHHLEQGCMEDLDSTTHEEAKRSPGSTSKCQKETPSCSSDEYYTHHLFSTTSVLGSSEHRPTAKQLRNSDLFQYDTESEKETGEETEERELRAGSPGLQKENEIVEGLGQSLLESEFADIADPTQRLAGSEEGLDEEEELKAPEQEVELDPNIITDEEKHAIAEFFEGRPSKTPERYLKIRNYILEQWVKSKPKYLNKTSVRPGLKNCGDVNCIGRIHTYLELIGAINFNCEQAIYNRPRTVDKSRLKEGRDALVAYQLAQRLQSMRTRKRRVRDMWGNWCDARDLEGQTFEHLSAEELARRREENKRRLPKPSKVPRQTKGTFDPFQLIPCQSFGEEKQEPFQVVVSAEALIVMDMHAHVSMGEVIGLLGGGYTESTRVLKICAAEPCNSLSTGLQCEMDPVSQTQASEALAGRGYNVVGWYHSHPAFDPDPSLRDIDTQTKFQSYFFRGGAQFIGMIISPYNPTNTSPHSQVTCLVVSEELSPIGLHKLPFKFEIHHSSEEPDWSLVLKKAEWIIEKYRLSHGSVPMDRLFHRDSDLTCLEKMLASMRKSLEFLQDTTVTSFLAQIETLFLSQFAAESKSTETQEIEPTSYNVQTPSTE; this is translated from the exons ATGGCGGAGGAGCTGGATGTTGTTGATATTGAGGGTGATGAATCTGAGTTGAATTTGAG AGACCCTGATGCTGGATCTGCTAGATTCTTGCAAGACCAGTATTTACAGTCATCATGGAGGACAGACAGTGGGTTGATA CCCTGGGCCTTGGACAGCTCCATCAGTGCTGAGAATAGAGCAGCTATTGAGAACATGCTGCTTGAAGAGGA ATATTATCTAACAGGTAAGGAGCTTCCCAAGAACACCTGGACTGGTGACAAGCAAATGACCGAAAAAGTAAAGAA GTCTCCAATTAAATCGGGTACTCAAACTGTTCGCTGGGCACAGCAGGAAAAGGATCTTTTTGAAAAAGGACTG ACACAGTTTGGTCGAAGATGGACCAAGATAGCAAAAATGATTGGCAGTCGCAGTGTTTTGCAGGTGAAGAGCTATGCAAGGCAGTACTTTAAAAAGATG ACAAAGACTGAAAATTCCCTCAAACAGAGTTCAGGCGCTTCTATTCAGGATTCATCAAATGGCGATGTGGTAGGCAATAAGCCCAACTCCTTGAGGGCTGTGGAGAACCAAATTGTTGCCCTGCCTAATGCAGTCAGAATTGAGAGATTGTCAGATGATGAAGATGTGGATATCACTGATGACACAGATCAGGACACAACTTTGCCAGCCTGCAAGACCGAATCCCATCATCTGGAGCAGGGATGCATGGAGGACCTAGACAGCACAACCCATGAGGAGGCAAAGAGGAGCCCTGGATCAACTTCCAAATGCCAAAAAGAGACTCCCAGCTGCTCCTCAGACGAGTACTATACTCACCACCTTTTCTCTACAACATCTGTCCTTGGCAGTTCAGAGCACAGACCTACAGCAAAACAGCTTAGGAATTCAGATCTGTTTCAGTATGACACAGAGTCAGAAAAAGAAACTGGAGAAGAGACTGAGGAACGGGAGTTAAGGGCAGGCAGCCCAGGATTACAGAAGGAGAATGAGATTGTAGAAGGTTTGGGACAGTCACTGCTTGAAAGCGAATTTGCTGACATTGCAG ATCCAACACAACGGCTTGCAGGGTCGGAGGAAGGCCTAGATGAAGAAGAAGAGTTAAAAGCCCCCGAACAAGAAGTGGAGTTGGACCCAAACATCATTACAGATGAGGAGAAACATGCCATTGCAGAGTTCTTTGAAGGTCGGCCTTCTAAGACGCCTGAGCGCTACCTCAAAATTAGGAACTACATCCTAGAGCAGTG gGTGAAAAGTAAACCCAAATACCTAAACAAGACCTCAGTGCGGCCTGGCCTGAAGAACTGTGGTGATGTGAACTGTATTGGAAGGATCCACACCTATTTGGAGCTTATAGGAGCCATTAACTTCAACTGTG AACAGGCGATCTATAACAGACCAAGAACAGTGGATAAGTCACGTCTGAAAGAAGGAAGGGATGCTCTAGTGGCTTACCAGCTGGCTCAAAGACTGCAGTCTATG CGAACAAGAAAACGTCGTGTACGAGACATGTGGGGTAACTGGTGTGATGCCAGGGACCTAGAAGGACAGACATTTGAG CACCTGAGTGCTGAGGAACTTgccaggaggagagaggagaacaAGAGAAGACTCCCCAAGCCCAGTAAAGTTCCACGACAAACCAAAGG TACCTTTGACCCTTTCCAACTAATTCCCTGTCAGTCTTTTGGAGAGGAAAAGCAG GAGCCTTTCCAGGTGGTGGTGTCTGCAGAAGCACTCATTGTTATGGATATG CACGCTCATGTGTCCATGGGTGAGGTCATTGGGCTGCTTGGAGGAGGATACACTGAAAGCACAAGGGTTCTCAAG ATATGTGCCGCAGAGCCTTGTAACAGCCTAAGCACCGGGCTGCAGTGTGAGATGGATCCAGTCTCTCAGACCCAGGCCTCTGAGGCGCTAGCAGGGAGAGGGTACAATGTTGTGGGCTGGTACCACTCTCACCCTGCCTTCGACCCAGATCCCTCCCTCAGAGACATTGATACACAGACCAAATTTCAG aGTTACTTCTTCAGAGGAGGTGCTCAGTTTATAGGAATGATCATCAGTCCCTATAATCCCACCAACACTTCTCCACATTCCCAGGTCACTTGTCTCGTTGTGAGTGAGGAGCTCAGCCCCATCGGCTTACACA AGCttccttttaaatttgaaattcaCCATTCTTCAGAGGAGCCAGATTGGTCTCTGGTGTTGAAGAAGGCAGAGTGGATCATTGAGAAGTACAGACTGTCACATGG aaGTGTACCAATGGACAGGCTTTTCCATAGGGATTCTGATCTTACCTGTTTAGAGAAA aTGTTGGCTTCAATGCGAAAGTCTCTGGAGTTTCTTCAGGACACCACCGTGACCAGTTTCCTGGCCCAGATTGAGACTCTGTTCCTCTCACAGTTTGCAGCTGAAAGCAAGAGCACAGAAACACAAGAAATAGAACCCACAAGTTATAATGTACAGACACCTAGCACTGAGTAG
- the mysm1 gene encoding histone H2A deubiquitinase MYSM1 isoform X2 produces MAEELDVVDIEGDESELNLRDPDAGSARFLQDQYLQSSWRTDSGLIPWALDSSISAENRAAIENMLLEEEYYLTGKELPKNTWTGDKQMTEKVKKSPIKSGTQTVRWAQQEKDLFEKGLTQFGRRWTKIAKMIGSRSVLQTKTENSLKQSSGASIQDSSNGDVVGNKPNSLRAVENQIVALPNAVRIERLSDDEDVDITDDTDQDTTLPACKTESHHLEQGCMEDLDSTTHEEAKRSPGSTSKCQKETPSCSSDEYYTHHLFSTTSVLGSSEHRPTAKQLRNSDLFQYDTESEKETGEETEERELRAGSPGLQKENEIVEGLGQSLLESEFADIADPTQRLAGSEEGLDEEEELKAPEQEVELDPNIITDEEKHAIAEFFEGRPSKTPERYLKIRNYILEQWVKSKPKYLNKTSVRPGLKNCGDVNCIGRIHTYLELIGAINFNCEQAIYNRPRTVDKSRLKEGRDALVAYQLAQRLQSMRTRKRRVRDMWGNWCDARDLEGQTFEHLSAEELARRREENKRRLPKPSKVPRQTKGTFDPFQLIPCQSFGEEKQEPFQVVVSAEALIVMDMHAHVSMGEVIGLLGGGYTESTRVLKICAAEPCNSLSTGLQCEMDPVSQTQASEALAGRGYNVVGWYHSHPAFDPDPSLRDIDTQTKFQSYFFRGGAQFIGMIISPYNPTNTSPHSQVTCLVVSEELSPIGLHKLPFKFEIHHSSEEPDWSLVLKKAEWIIEKYRLSHGSVPMDRLFHRDSDLTCLEKMLASMRKSLEFLQDTTVTSFLAQIETLFLSQFAAESKSTETQEIEPTSYNVQTPSTE; encoded by the exons ATGGCGGAGGAGCTGGATGTTGTTGATATTGAGGGTGATGAATCTGAGTTGAATTTGAG AGACCCTGATGCTGGATCTGCTAGATTCTTGCAAGACCAGTATTTACAGTCATCATGGAGGACAGACAGTGGGTTGATA CCCTGGGCCTTGGACAGCTCCATCAGTGCTGAGAATAGAGCAGCTATTGAGAACATGCTGCTTGAAGAGGA ATATTATCTAACAGGTAAGGAGCTTCCCAAGAACACCTGGACTGGTGACAAGCAAATGACCGAAAAAGTAAAGAA GTCTCCAATTAAATCGGGTACTCAAACTGTTCGCTGGGCACAGCAGGAAAAGGATCTTTTTGAAAAAGGACTG ACACAGTTTGGTCGAAGATGGACCAAGATAGCAAAAATGATTGGCAGTCGCAGTGTTTTGCAG ACAAAGACTGAAAATTCCCTCAAACAGAGTTCAGGCGCTTCTATTCAGGATTCATCAAATGGCGATGTGGTAGGCAATAAGCCCAACTCCTTGAGGGCTGTGGAGAACCAAATTGTTGCCCTGCCTAATGCAGTCAGAATTGAGAGATTGTCAGATGATGAAGATGTGGATATCACTGATGACACAGATCAGGACACAACTTTGCCAGCCTGCAAGACCGAATCCCATCATCTGGAGCAGGGATGCATGGAGGACCTAGACAGCACAACCCATGAGGAGGCAAAGAGGAGCCCTGGATCAACTTCCAAATGCCAAAAAGAGACTCCCAGCTGCTCCTCAGACGAGTACTATACTCACCACCTTTTCTCTACAACATCTGTCCTTGGCAGTTCAGAGCACAGACCTACAGCAAAACAGCTTAGGAATTCAGATCTGTTTCAGTATGACACAGAGTCAGAAAAAGAAACTGGAGAAGAGACTGAGGAACGGGAGTTAAGGGCAGGCAGCCCAGGATTACAGAAGGAGAATGAGATTGTAGAAGGTTTGGGACAGTCACTGCTTGAAAGCGAATTTGCTGACATTGCAG ATCCAACACAACGGCTTGCAGGGTCGGAGGAAGGCCTAGATGAAGAAGAAGAGTTAAAAGCCCCCGAACAAGAAGTGGAGTTGGACCCAAACATCATTACAGATGAGGAGAAACATGCCATTGCAGAGTTCTTTGAAGGTCGGCCTTCTAAGACGCCTGAGCGCTACCTCAAAATTAGGAACTACATCCTAGAGCAGTG gGTGAAAAGTAAACCCAAATACCTAAACAAGACCTCAGTGCGGCCTGGCCTGAAGAACTGTGGTGATGTGAACTGTATTGGAAGGATCCACACCTATTTGGAGCTTATAGGAGCCATTAACTTCAACTGTG AACAGGCGATCTATAACAGACCAAGAACAGTGGATAAGTCACGTCTGAAAGAAGGAAGGGATGCTCTAGTGGCTTACCAGCTGGCTCAAAGACTGCAGTCTATG CGAACAAGAAAACGTCGTGTACGAGACATGTGGGGTAACTGGTGTGATGCCAGGGACCTAGAAGGACAGACATTTGAG CACCTGAGTGCTGAGGAACTTgccaggaggagagaggagaacaAGAGAAGACTCCCCAAGCCCAGTAAAGTTCCACGACAAACCAAAGG TACCTTTGACCCTTTCCAACTAATTCCCTGTCAGTCTTTTGGAGAGGAAAAGCAG GAGCCTTTCCAGGTGGTGGTGTCTGCAGAAGCACTCATTGTTATGGATATG CACGCTCATGTGTCCATGGGTGAGGTCATTGGGCTGCTTGGAGGAGGATACACTGAAAGCACAAGGGTTCTCAAG ATATGTGCCGCAGAGCCTTGTAACAGCCTAAGCACCGGGCTGCAGTGTGAGATGGATCCAGTCTCTCAGACCCAGGCCTCTGAGGCGCTAGCAGGGAGAGGGTACAATGTTGTGGGCTGGTACCACTCTCACCCTGCCTTCGACCCAGATCCCTCCCTCAGAGACATTGATACACAGACCAAATTTCAG aGTTACTTCTTCAGAGGAGGTGCTCAGTTTATAGGAATGATCATCAGTCCCTATAATCCCACCAACACTTCTCCACATTCCCAGGTCACTTGTCTCGTTGTGAGTGAGGAGCTCAGCCCCATCGGCTTACACA AGCttccttttaaatttgaaattcaCCATTCTTCAGAGGAGCCAGATTGGTCTCTGGTGTTGAAGAAGGCAGAGTGGATCATTGAGAAGTACAGACTGTCACATGG aaGTGTACCAATGGACAGGCTTTTCCATAGGGATTCTGATCTTACCTGTTTAGAGAAA aTGTTGGCTTCAATGCGAAAGTCTCTGGAGTTTCTTCAGGACACCACCGTGACCAGTTTCCTGGCCCAGATTGAGACTCTGTTCCTCTCACAGTTTGCAGCTGAAAGCAAGAGCACAGAAACACAAGAAATAGAACCCACAAGTTATAATGTACAGACACCTAGCACTGAGTAG